From the Cryptosporidium parvum Iowa II chromosome 2, whole genome shotgun sequence genome, one window contains:
- a CDS encoding flavohemoprotein b5+b5R (DJ676J13.1) (flavohemoprotein b5+b5R cytochrome b-type NAD(P)H — MLLGQVCPSQMAGMGLKRSGLLVCKFADSEDLNLTWPGGQTKQNLVNYLDKSIRIHGKFCGDDLLEIEVSYLEEGDKVCWRATTLDELVEDCAFNIIRVVKQGNPNKAMITESATKIKGLKEGKRSSINQARYMGLMKDQEGSAPKQCRPITKEELKTHNSEKDCWISYQGKVYDITKYLEFHPGGKFDQI; from the coding sequence ATGCTTTTGGGTCAAGTATGTCCCAGCCAAATGGCTGGAATGGGTTTGAAGAGATCAGGCTTATTAGTCTGTAAGTTTGCAGATAGTGAAGACTTAAACCTTACTTGGCCAGGAGGTCAGACAAAGCAAAACCTggtaaattatttggacAAATCTATTCGTATTCATGGGAAATTTTGCGGAGATGACTTATTAGAAATAGAGGTATCATACTTGGAAGAAGGCGATAAAGTTTGTTGGAGAGCCACAACATTAGACGAACTGGTCGAAGATTGTGcttttaatatcattcGAGTAGTAAAACAAGGCAACCCAAATAAGGCAATGATAACTGAGAGTGCGACTAAAATTAAAGGACTTAAAGAAGGCAAAAGGTCATCGATTAATCAAGCTAGGTATATGGGGTTAATGAAGGATCAGGAAGGTTCTGCTCCAAAACAATGCAGACCAATTACTAAAGAAGAACTAAAAACTCACAACAGTGAGAAAGATTGCTGGATATCTTATCAAGGAAAAGTTTACGACATTACAAAATATCTAGAGTTCCACCCTGGAGGTAAGTTTGACCAAATTTAA
- a CDS encoding proteasome regulatory subunit Rpn9, PINT domain — protein sequence MMESRTPLEQLEIELNKRVEHKEQIEQLKSYLKEKLYFQFLESSLEYISTDGLKVCGNELCEFLVNAVEPLKSNFDPLRYAVFVGEVLSRSPISIQEKVELLKKTMGDEDLYQVKENYKNASLTQEQNIAPKQEIKGDLYFRCLLALEYSKSKDLSVDCEEMLEFLTKKLEFYRGLEAEILALYHRSYASYEKTMGRVSRFYRQTIHYLSYTPLNKIPYKEKPSLVYELIMAAVISEEIYNMGELVLHPIVQEFSSIVKGNNSNQMIDELTKKEFAENAWILEILVSLHEGDLNSFMNAITKYQDKVSKTPLSTPDARVCITKKTATLALMDLAFRKNKNERVLTFDEIAKHCRIGANEIELLVMKAINMNLIKGIIDQASQTVEISWVHSRVLDKTRMKLLMDKIDNWIGSTTDIVSQLENIAPELVNS from the coding sequence ATGATGGAATCTAGGACTCCATTGGAACAGCTAGAAATAGAGCTCAATAAGAGAGTTGAGCACAAGGAGCAGATTGAACAGTTAAAGTCTTATTTGAAGGAAAAGTTATATTTTCAGTTTTTGGAATCCTCTttggaatatatttctaCTGATGGTCTCAAGGTTTGCGGAAACGAACTATGCGAATTCTTGGTAAATGCAGTTGAACCACTTAAAAGTAACTTTGATCCTTTGAGGTATGCAGTGTTTGTTGGGGAGGTTTTATCGAGGAGCCCCATCAGTATCCAAGAAAAGGTGGAGCTTCTCAAAAAAACAATGGGAGATGAGGATTTATATCAagtaaaagaaaattacaAGAATGCGAGCTTGACTCAAGAACAAAATATTGCACCAAAACAAGAAATCAAGGGTGATCTATACTTTAGATGCTTGCTAGCATTGGAGTATTCCAAGTCCAAGGATCTAAGTGTCGATTGTGAGGAAATGCTCGAGTTTTTAACCAAAAAGTTGGAGTTTTATAGGGGACTTGAGGCTGAAATATTAGCTTTATATCATCGTTCATATGCCTCTTATGAGAAAACAATGGGGAGAGTGAGCAGGTTTTACAGACAAACTATACACTACTTATCTTATACTCCTCTCAACAAAATACCTTATAAAGAAAAACCATCTTTGGTTTACGAGCTAATTATGGCTGCAGTCATTTctgaagaaatatataatatggGTGAGCTTGTTCTTCATCCAATTGTTCAGGAATTTAGTTCCATAGTTAAAGGAAATAACTCTAATCAGATGATAGATGAACTGACAAAAAAAGAGTTTGCAGAAAACGCATGGATACTTGAAATATTAGTTTCATTGCATGAAGGTGATCTTAACTCTTTTATGAATGCTATTACAAAGTATCAAGATAAGGTTAGTAAAACCCCACTTTCCACTCCAGATGCCAGGGTATGCATTACCAAAAAGACTGCAACTCTAGCACTTATGGACTTAGCCTTTAGGAAGAATAAGAACGAGAGAGTTCTCACTTTTGACGAAATTGCAAAGCATTGTAGGATTGGAGCAAATGAAATTGAGCTATTAGTCATGAAGGCAATTAATATGAACTTGATAAAAGGTATTATTGACCAGGCTTCTCAGACTGTAGAAATTAGTTGGGTACACTCTAGAGTATTAGACAAAACaagaatgaaattattaatggaCAAGATTGATAATTGGATCGGTTCCACCACGGATATTGTTTCCCAACTTGAGAATATTGCTCCTGAGCTTGTGAATTCCTAA
- a CDS encoding mitochondrial carrier protein: MEKDIEDWEIWKGDIPFWKHSLAGSIAGVMEHSCFFPLDTIKTCLQSGKVDGLTGNRGMIAFIRSNGARALFRGFPAVVFGNVPAHASMFTTYEFSKRLMSKITKKLEKRAESKSSLLHDANTSIFNSVVSPAICGGLSTISHDIIATPLDVIKQRLQVGSYKGMADCIITMFKREGIRSFYRSLPITLFMNIPQTGLFVLLNENLKSLFGKNKDDLLKQNTFNFVIAGISGGTAAFITNPLDLIKTKLQTQACHVSQKETLRVVYPSVKKAFIDTLRKQGIRGMYSGALARSLLIAPSYALCWGTYETVKNFL, translated from the coding sequence ATGGAGAAAGATATTGAGGACTGGGAAATCTGGAAAGGAGATATTCCTTTTTGGAAACACTCCCTAGCGGGTAGTATTGCAGGGGTTATGGAGCATTCCTGCTTTTTTCCCCTAGATACAATTAAGACATGCCTACAATCTGGAAAGGTTGATGGTTTAACAGGAAATCGAGGTATGATTGCATTTATTAGAAGCAATGGAGCAAGAGCTCTTTTTAGAGGATTTCCTGCTGTAGTATTTGGCAATGTCCCAGCTCACGCATCTATGTTTACTACTTACGAGTTTTCTAAGAGGTTGATGTCAAAAATTACTAAGAAACTAGAAAAACGAGCTGAAAGTAAATCTAGTCTTTTACATGACGCCAATACGAGTATATTCAATTCAGTGGTTTCCCCTGCTATATGTGGTGGATTATCAACCATTTCTCATGATATTATTGCCACCCCTCTTGATGTTATTAAGCAAAGATTACAAGTTGGTTCTTATAAAGGAATGGCTGATTGTATTATAACAATGTTCAAAAGGGAGGGAATTCGGTCATTTTATAGGTCCCTACCTATAACTTTGTTTATGAATATCCCCCAAACTGgtttatttgtattattaaatgagAATCTCAAATCCctttttggaaaaaataagGATGATTTGCTTAAACAAAACACATTCAATTTTGTTATTGCTGGAATTAGTGGTGGAACTGCAGCATTTATTACTAACCCTCTCGATCTTATTAAAACTAAGCTTCAAACGCAAGCATGTCATGTTTCCCAAAAAGAAACGTTAAGAGTTGTTTATCCTAGCGTTAAAAAAGCTTTTATTGATACTTTAAGAAAACAAGGTATCAGAGGAATGTATTCCGGAGCTTTAGCCAGGTCACTTTTAATTGCTCCATCATATGCTTTATGTTGGGGTACTTACGAAACCGTCAAAaactttctttaa